A region of the Chryseobacterium gotjawalense genome:
ATTCTGAATTCGCGCATTTAGAGACTTTCAATATTGGAAATGTTTTTAACGGCAATTTAATTTGGGATATCCGGTAATTTTCAGTTCATGTTAAAGAAAATCAAAAATATTATAATGAATTATATATTCCTACATATGACTAATATGCAGGAACAAAAGGACTATGATAATTTATACAAGTTCAAAGATAGGTTTTTAACTGCCGGAGATTCATTGTATTTGGGAAAAGATTATAAAATACTTAATCCGGAATATATAAGATTAGGTGATTCATTCGCAGCGAAAGAGCGATTCAGAATGGAAGCAATTATAACTTATGAGGATCAGAAATTTACGCCGGAGATAATAATAGGTAATAATGTAACATTTAATAATGACTGTCATATAGGGTGTATAAGTAAAGTCAAGATTGAAGATAATTGTCTATTTGCAAGCAGGGTTTATATTTCTGATCACGATCATGGTGCGACAAATTTAGAATCACTTAAATTACCACCCGCAAAACGACCATTGCAATCGAAAGGGGACGTCACAATAAAAAAGAACGTGTGGGTTGGAGAAGGAGTAGCTATATTGTCGGGTGTAACAATCGGTGAAAACTGTATTGTCGCCGCTAATTCGGTAGTTACAAAGAGCTTTCCGGCAAATGTCGTAATAGGTGGAATTCCAGCCAAAATAATAAAATCAATTAATGAGTA
Encoded here:
- a CDS encoding acyltransferase — protein: MNYIFLHMTNMQEQKDYDNLYKFKDRFLTAGDSLYLGKDYKILNPEYIRLGDSFAAKERFRMEAIITYEDQKFTPEIIIGNNVTFNNDCHIGCISKVKIEDNCLFASRVYISDHDHGATNLESLKLPPAKRPLQSKGDVTIKKNVWVGEGVAILSGVTIGENCIVAANSVVTKSFPANVVIGGIPAKIIKSINE